The Rhodopseudomonas palustris genome window below encodes:
- a CDS encoding ATP-binding protein, whose protein sequence is MTVVIEMGQTTTNGPATLDLEELLATRLLVQGNSGSGKSHLLRRLLEQSAPWVQQSIIDPEGDFVTLAEKFGHLVINAEDHTERGLQAAGERARMHRVSTVLNLEGLDAENQMRRAAAFLGGMFDVARDHWYPMLVVVDEAQLFAPAVAGEVSDEARKLSLGAMTNLMCRGRKRGLAGVIATQRLAKLAKNVAAEASNFLMGRTFLDIDMARAADLLGMERRQADAFRDLERGQFMALGPALSRRPLALRIGPTETHPRNATPRLMPLPEEALQDARAIILAEPPPEVSTRPQRRSAPDLLSQLMAAKSAALDARPDPVEQPLSAEELAARRERLDRILRAILAEPDAGFRAIGVLYQEFIVRCRIEGLAATIPDLTDFRRMLTHARAGLTAEQIADDDGWQDVSIRAGMLPDDMQGVFMMIARAAKEGWPCPGDAAIARAYGTHSLRRARRLLTYIEEQGLIVCQFDGAGRRTVTLVELAWATAPGDPNAAEEMPAEAACDASSA, encoded by the coding sequence ATGACCGTTGTGATCGAGATGGGGCAGACCACGACCAACGGACCGGCGACGCTCGACCTCGAGGAATTGCTGGCGACCCGCCTGCTGGTGCAGGGCAATTCCGGCTCCGGCAAATCGCATCTGCTGCGCCGGCTGCTCGAACAGAGCGCGCCGTGGGTGCAGCAATCGATCATCGACCCCGAAGGCGACTTCGTGACCCTGGCCGAAAAATTCGGCCACCTCGTCATCAATGCCGAGGACCACACCGAGCGCGGGCTGCAGGCCGCGGGCGAGCGCGCGCGGATGCATCGCGTCTCGACCGTGCTCAATCTCGAAGGACTCGACGCCGAGAATCAGATGCGCCGTGCCGCGGCCTTCCTCGGCGGGATGTTCGACGTCGCGCGCGACCATTGGTACCCGATGCTCGTGGTGGTGGACGAAGCGCAATTGTTTGCGCCGGCGGTCGCCGGCGAAGTCTCCGACGAAGCCCGCAAGCTGTCGCTCGGCGCGATGACGAATTTGATGTGCCGCGGCCGCAAGCGCGGCCTCGCCGGCGTGATCGCGACCCAGCGGCTGGCGAAGCTCGCCAAGAACGTCGCCGCCGAAGCATCGAACTTCCTGATGGGCCGCACCTTCCTCGACATCGACATGGCGCGCGCCGCCGACCTGCTCGGCATGGAGCGGCGGCAAGCGGATGCGTTCCGCGATCTCGAGCGCGGCCAGTTCATGGCGCTGGGCCCGGCTCTGTCGCGCCGCCCGCTGGCGCTGCGGATCGGCCCAACCGAGACGCACCCGCGCAATGCCACGCCGCGGCTGATGCCGTTGCCCGAGGAAGCGTTGCAGGATGCGCGCGCGATCATTCTCGCTGAACCGCCACCGGAAGTATCGACGCGTCCGCAGCGGCGCTCGGCGCCGGATCTGCTCAGCCAGTTGATGGCGGCGAAATCCGCGGCGCTCGACGCCCGTCCCGATCCGGTGGAGCAGCCGCTGAGCGCCGAGGAACTGGCGGCGCGGCGCGAACGGCTCGACCGCATCCTGCGCGCGATCCTCGCCGAACCCGACGCCGGCTTCCGCGCCATCGGCGTGCTGTATCAGGAGTTCATCGTGCGCTGCCGGATCGAAGGCCTGGCGGCGACGATCCCGGACCTGACCGACTTCCGCCGGATGCTGACCCACGCCCGCGCCGGGCTAACCGCCGAGCAGATCGCGGATGACGACGGCTGGCAGGACGTCTCGATCCGCGCCGGCATGCTGCCCGACGACATGCAGGGCGTATTCATGATGATCGCGCGCGCCGCCAAGGAGGGCTGGCCCTGCCCCGGCGACGCCGCGATCGCGCGCGCCTACGGCACCCACTCGCTGCGCCGCGCCCGGCGGTTGCTGACCTATATCGAGGAACAGGGCCTGATCGTCTGCCAGTTCGACGGCGCCGGCCGGCGCACTGTGACGCTGGTCGAACTCGCCTGGGCGACCGCGCCGGGCGACCCGAATGCGGCCGAAGAGATGCCCGCCGAGGCCGCCTGCGACGCGTCGTCGGCCTGA
- a CDS encoding patatin-like phospholipase family protein, which translates to MRHIPRSLVVPLAIALSSLLAACASAPRVPYTAAEASAARVLDLTDLRRYADEPASAFRDDKMIAGPRTYLALSGGGADGAYGAGVLNGWTDAGTRPSFSIVSGVSTGALIAPFAFLGPQYDPTLREFYTSGIAESLLDSPNPFNAIFGSGLFGNTRLRELVARYIDADFVAAVAAEHARGRMLFVATTNLDSQRAVIWNMGRIASLRTMAGLNLFRDVVAASASLPAVFPPMLVNAEANGVRFQEMHVDGGVTAPVLTLPEAYLLRNASWGKSLDLQLYILMNNKIEPEFQVVQNRTLEIAARSSSTLVKAQTRSILYSTYDAARRNKYGFNLTYIESDRPPSPSAGFDTAYMRSLFQYGYDRARSGRAWSKSPPEDTPTAVPVAAAPPVRRLAGAN; encoded by the coding sequence ATGCGTCACATTCCCCGGTCGTTGGTCGTCCCTCTGGCGATCGCGTTGAGTTCGCTGCTGGCGGCCTGCGCGTCTGCGCCGCGCGTGCCGTACACCGCCGCGGAAGCCTCCGCGGCCCGGGTCCTCGACCTCACGGATTTGCGGCGCTATGCGGACGAGCCGGCATCCGCCTTCCGGGACGACAAGATGATCGCGGGGCCGCGCACCTATCTGGCGCTGTCGGGCGGTGGTGCCGACGGCGCCTATGGGGCGGGCGTGCTCAACGGATGGACCGACGCCGGCACGCGTCCGTCGTTCTCGATCGTCTCCGGCGTCAGCACCGGCGCGCTGATTGCGCCGTTCGCGTTTCTCGGGCCGCAATACGACCCGACCTTGCGCGAGTTCTACACCAGCGGCATCGCCGAGAGCCTGCTCGACTCGCCGAATCCGTTCAATGCGATCTTCGGCTCGGGACTGTTCGGCAATACCCGTCTGCGCGAACTGGTCGCTCGGTACATCGACGCGGATTTCGTCGCCGCGGTCGCAGCCGAGCACGCCAGGGGCCGGATGCTGTTCGTGGCGACGACCAATCTGGATTCCCAGCGCGCCGTGATCTGGAACATGGGCCGGATCGCTTCGTTGCGCACGATGGCTGGGCTCAATCTGTTCAGGGACGTGGTGGCGGCGTCGGCGAGCCTGCCGGCGGTGTTTCCGCCGATGCTGGTGAATGCCGAGGCCAACGGCGTCCGGTTTCAGGAGATGCATGTCGATGGCGGCGTGACCGCGCCGGTGCTGACGCTGCCGGAGGCCTATCTGCTGCGCAACGCGTCATGGGGCAAGTCGCTCGATCTGCAGCTCTACATCCTGATGAACAACAAGATCGAGCCGGAATTCCAGGTCGTCCAGAACAGGACGCTGGAGATCGCCGCGCGGTCGTCGTCGACGCTGGTCAAGGCGCAGACGAGGTCGATCCTCTACAGCACCTATGATGCCGCCCGCCGCAACAAATACGGCTTCAATCTGACTTACATCGAAAGCGATCGGCCGCCGTCGCCGTCCGCGGGCTTCGACACCGCTTACATGCGGAGCCTGTTTCAGTACGGCTATGACCGGGCGAGGTCGGGCCGTGCGTGGTCGAAGTCGCCTCCTGAGGATACGCCGACCGCCGTGCCGGTCGCGGCGGCCCCACCGGTTCGGCGACTGGCCGGCGCCAACTGA
- a CDS encoding efflux RND transporter permease subunit yields the protein MKSFNLSDWALQHRSLVWYFMIAFMAAGLLSYFELGREEDPAFTIKTMVIQAQWPGASAEETTRQVTDRIEKKLEELESLDFTKSITTSGSTTVFVNLRDTTKARDVVPTWVRVRNMINDIKSDFPTGVVGPFFNDRFGDVFGNIYAFTSDGLTQRQLRDKVEDVRAKVLQVPNVGRVDIVGAQDEVIYLEFSTRKVAALGLDQRSVMTSLQAQNAIAPSGVLQAGPERISVRVSGQFTSEESLKAINLRVNDRFFPLTDIATIRRGYTDPPTSLFRYKGEPAIGLTIGMKAGANLLEFGDALKKEMARISADLPVGAEVHLVSDQPQIVDEAVSGFTHALFEAVVIVLAISFISLGMRAGLVVAISIPLVLAITFLVMSYSGISLQRISLGALIIALGLLVDDAMIAVEMMVARLEVGDSLTKAATYVYTSTAFPMLTGTLVTVAGFIPIGLNNSAAGEFTFTLFVVIAVSLLTSWIVAVLFTPLLGVTILPDKMKGHHDNKGWFSTAFSRALLFCMRWRWLTIGVTLAAFALSIVGMGFVQQQFFPSSDRKELIVDWSLPQNSSIAETSAQMAQFEREALKGQDGIDHWSTYVGQGAPRFLLSFDVQPANATFGQMVIVTKSLADRNRLKTELQAYLKKTFPGTDALVKLLDIGPPVGRPVQYRVSGPDIGEVRALSRQLAGIVAANPHLGDVVYDWMEPARVVKVDVLQDKARQLGVTSEDIASTLNGVVDGSSITQVRDDIYLVKVLGRANASERGSIETLRNLQLSGSNGQSVPLAAVANFRYELEQPTIWRRSRLPTITLKADVRNGVQPATVVDQLKAPIAQFSAKLPVGYSVTVGGSVEESGKSQSPIIAVVPVMLFAMATILMIQLQSFSRLFLVFAVAPLALIGVVAALLPSGAPLGFVAILGVLALIGILIRNSVILIVQIEHLRSENKPPWDAVVEATEHRMRPILLTAAAASLALIPIAREVFWGPMAFAMMGGIIVGTVLTLLFLPALYIAWFRIKMPEEGTSA from the coding sequence GTGAAGTCTTTCAACCTTTCCGACTGGGCTCTGCAGCACCGCTCTCTGGTCTGGTATTTCATGATCGCGTTCATGGCCGCCGGGCTGTTGTCCTATTTCGAGCTCGGACGCGAGGAAGATCCGGCCTTCACCATCAAGACGATGGTGATCCAGGCGCAATGGCCGGGCGCCTCGGCCGAGGAGACGACCCGGCAGGTCACCGACAGGATCGAGAAGAAGCTCGAAGAGCTGGAGTCGCTGGACTTCACCAAGAGCATCACGACCTCGGGCAGCACGACGGTGTTCGTCAATCTGCGCGACACCACCAAGGCGCGCGACGTGGTCCCGACATGGGTCCGCGTCCGCAACATGATCAACGACATCAAGAGCGATTTCCCCACCGGCGTCGTCGGGCCGTTTTTCAATGATCGCTTCGGCGACGTGTTCGGCAACATCTACGCCTTCACCAGCGACGGCCTGACGCAGCGCCAGTTGCGCGACAAGGTCGAGGACGTGCGCGCCAAGGTCCTGCAGGTGCCCAATGTCGGCCGCGTCGACATCGTCGGCGCGCAGGACGAAGTGATCTATCTGGAATTCTCGACCCGCAAGGTCGCGGCGCTGGGGCTCGACCAGCGCTCGGTGATGACGTCGCTGCAGGCCCAGAACGCGATCGCGCCCTCCGGCGTGCTGCAGGCCGGCCCGGAGCGGATCAGCGTGCGGGTCAGCGGACAGTTCACCTCGGAGGAGAGCCTCAAGGCGATCAATCTGCGCGTCAACGACAGGTTCTTTCCGCTCACCGATATCGCCACCATCCGCCGCGGCTACACCGATCCGCCGACGTCGCTGTTCCGGTACAAGGGCGAGCCCGCGATCGGCCTGACCATCGGCATGAAGGCCGGCGCCAACCTGCTGGAATTCGGCGACGCGTTGAAGAAGGAGATGGCGCGTATCTCGGCCGACCTGCCGGTCGGCGCTGAGGTTCATCTGGTCTCGGATCAGCCGCAGATCGTCGACGAGGCGGTGTCCGGGTTCACGCATGCGCTGTTCGAGGCCGTCGTCATCGTGCTGGCGATCAGTTTCATCAGCCTCGGCATGCGCGCCGGCCTGGTCGTCGCCATCTCGATTCCGCTGGTGCTGGCGATCACCTTCCTGGTGATGTCCTACAGCGGCATTTCGCTGCAACGGATTTCGCTGGGCGCGCTGATCATCGCGCTCGGCCTGCTGGTCGACGATGCGATGATCGCGGTCGAGATGATGGTGGCGCGCCTGGAGGTCGGCGATTCGCTGACCAAGGCGGCGACCTACGTCTACACGTCGACCGCCTTTCCGATGCTGACGGGCACGCTGGTGACGGTCGCCGGTTTCATCCCGATCGGCCTCAACAACAGCGCCGCGGGCGAATTCACGTTCACGCTGTTCGTCGTGATCGCGGTGTCGCTGCTGACATCCTGGATCGTCGCCGTGCTGTTCACGCCGTTGCTCGGCGTCACCATTCTGCCCGACAAGATGAAGGGCCATCACGACAACAAGGGATGGTTCTCCACCGCCTTCAGCCGCGCGCTCTTGTTCTGCATGCGGTGGCGCTGGCTCACGATCGGGGTGACGCTCGCCGCGTTCGCGCTGTCGATCGTCGGCATGGGATTCGTCCAGCAGCAGTTCTTTCCGTCGTCTGATCGCAAGGAACTCATCGTCGACTGGAGCCTGCCGCAGAACAGTTCGATCGCCGAGACCAGCGCGCAGATGGCGCAGTTCGAGCGGGAGGCGCTGAAGGGCCAGGACGGTATCGATCACTGGTCGACCTATGTCGGGCAGGGCGCGCCGCGCTTCCTGCTGTCGTTCGACGTCCAGCCGGCCAACGCCACGTTCGGCCAGATGGTGATCGTCACCAAGAGCCTGGCGGACCGCAACCGGCTGAAGACCGAGCTGCAGGCCTATCTGAAGAAGACGTTCCCCGGCACCGACGCCCTGGTGAAGCTGCTGGATATCGGTCCGCCGGTCGGACGGCCGGTCCAGTATCGCGTGAGCGGGCCCGACATCGGCGAGGTACGCGCCTTGTCCCGTCAGCTCGCGGGCATCGTCGCCGCCAACCCGCATCTCGGCGACGTGGTCTACGACTGGATGGAGCCCGCGCGTGTCGTCAAGGTCGACGTGCTGCAGGACAAGGCCCGCCAGCTCGGCGTGACCTCGGAAGACATCGCCTCCACCCTGAACGGCGTCGTCGACGGCTCGTCGATCACGCAGGTTCGCGACGACATCTACCTCGTCAAGGTTCTCGGCCGCGCCAATGCGTCGGAGCGAGGTTCGATCGAAACGCTGCGCAATCTGCAATTGTCGGGCAGCAACGGGCAGTCGGTGCCGCTCGCGGCCGTGGCGAACTTCCGCTACGAGCTCGAACAGCCGACGATCTGGCGGCGGTCGCGTCTGCCGACCATCACCCTCAAGGCCGACGTCCGCAACGGCGTTCAGCCGGCGACCGTCGTCGATCAACTGAAGGCGCCGATCGCGCAGTTCAGCGCGAAACTTCCCGTCGGCTATTCCGTCACCGTCGGCGGCAGCGTCGAGGAGAGCGGAAAGTCGCAGTCGCCGATCATCGCCGTGGTGCCGGTGATGCTGTTCGCGATGGCGACCATTCTGATGATCCAGTTGCAGAGCTTCAGCCGGCTGTTCCTGGTGTTCGCCGTCGCGCCGCTGGCGCTGATCGGCGTGGTCGCGGCGCTGTTGCCGAGCGGCGCGCCGCTGGGTTTCGTCGCGATCCTCGGGGTGCTGGCGCTGATCGGCATCCTGATCCGCAACTCGGTCATTCTGATCGTGCAGATCGAACATTTGCGAAGCGAGAACAAGCCGCCCTGGGACGCCGTGGTTGAAGCCACCGAGCACCGGATGCGGCCGATCCTGCTGACGGCCGCCGCGGCCAGCCTCGCGCTGATCCCGATCGCCCGTGAAGTATTCTGGGGGCCGATGGCCTTCGCCATGATGGGCGGCATCATCGTCGGAACGGTGCTGACGCTGTTGTTCCTACCCGCGCTCTACATTGCGTGGTTCCGTATCAAGATGCCGGAAGAAGGCACGTCAGCATGA
- a CDS encoding efflux RND transporter periplasmic adaptor subunit, with product MLPPLRTILLLLLALPLAACNEKAQQGRPANLVKTEIVHLQPRQTVVRLTGDVQARVTSELSFRVSGRVTERLVDVGAHVNAGDVLARIDPTEQRADLVGSQAAVASAEAQLRLATATFERQKSLMASGFTTRGSFDQAQEGLRTAEGSLDNARAQLEIARDALTYTELRASASGIITARNIEVGQVAQSAQSAYTLAEDGARDAVFDVNESVFLKPIEGGTIKLTLVSDPSVTAIARPREISPTVDPKSGTVRVKLSIENPPAAMTLGSAVTGEGRSPSVDKIVLPWSALTSDQQGPAVWVVDPETRAVSLRSIKVETYETSSIVVAGGLKPGERVVVDGGKMLRPAEIVTYDGENA from the coding sequence ATGTTACCGCCGCTTCGAACGATCCTGTTGTTGCTCCTGGCGCTGCCGCTGGCGGCCTGCAACGAAAAGGCTCAGCAGGGCCGGCCGGCGAATCTGGTGAAGACCGAGATCGTTCACCTTCAGCCCCGGCAGACGGTGGTTCGTCTCACCGGCGACGTCCAGGCGCGTGTGACCAGCGAATTGTCGTTCCGCGTCAGTGGTCGGGTGACGGAGCGGCTGGTCGATGTCGGGGCCCATGTGAACGCCGGCGACGTGCTGGCGCGGATCGATCCGACCGAGCAACGGGCCGACCTCGTCGGCTCCCAGGCGGCGGTCGCGTCCGCGGAAGCGCAGCTGCGTCTCGCCACCGCGACCTTCGAACGGCAGAAGTCGCTGATGGCCAGCGGCTTCACCACCCGGGGCTCGTTCGACCAGGCGCAGGAAGGATTGCGGACCGCCGAAGGCTCGCTCGACAACGCCCGGGCCCAGCTCGAAATCGCAAGAGATGCCCTGACCTATACCGAGCTTCGGGCGAGCGCGTCGGGCATCATCACGGCGCGCAACATCGAGGTGGGGCAGGTCGCGCAGTCCGCCCAGTCGGCCTACACGCTGGCCGAGGACGGCGCGCGCGACGCTGTGTTCGACGTCAACGAATCGGTGTTTCTGAAGCCGATCGAGGGCGGCACCATCAAGCTGACGCTGGTGTCGGATCCCTCGGTCACCGCGATCGCGCGTCCGCGAGAAATCTCTCCGACCGTCGACCCGAAGAGCGGGACCGTTCGGGTCAAACTGTCGATCGAGAATCCGCCGGCCGCGATGACGCTCGGCAGCGCAGTCACAGGCGAGGGGCGCAGCCCGTCCGTCGACAAGATCGTGCTGCCCTGGAGCGCCCTGACCTCCGATCAGCAAGGGCCCGCCGTCTGGGTGGTCGACCCCGAGACGCGCGCCGTATCGCTCAGGAGCATCAAGGTCGAAACCTACGAGACCAGTTCGATCGTCGTGGCCGGCGGCCTGAAACCGGGCGAGCGGGTCGTCGTCGACGGCGGCAAGATGCTCCGGCCCGCGGAAATCGTCACCTATGACGGGGAAAACGCATGA
- a CDS encoding efflux RND transporter periplasmic adaptor subunit encodes MTASRVIGVIAACVFIAGCQEKASQPQPIRPVLSTVVAPPEATSIGVVGTIQPRYKTDYGFRVLGRMIARPVNVGDTVAKGQALAAIDPFAAELAVRSAVADVASAQAQLVNASSNVARQRTLIETGAVTKATLDSAEQGNSAAQASVIRAQSSLTKAREQLSYTKIATEYAGVVTAVGAQVGQVVSPGQTVVTVARPDVREAVIDVADDLAGALQIDMPLKVALQLDPRIRVDGKVREVSPQADQVTRTRRVRITLENPPETFRLGSTITTLIPGKPTRGLRLPGTAILTEGGQSNVWMVDPATGAVSKRKVRIVTNDDGSVDVVEGIQAGARIVTAGVHHLEEGQTVRFGEGSSL; translated from the coding sequence ATGACAGCGTCGCGGGTCATCGGCGTGATAGCGGCCTGCGTGTTCATCGCGGGATGCCAGGAGAAAGCCAGCCAGCCGCAGCCGATCCGGCCGGTGCTGTCGACTGTGGTCGCCCCGCCCGAAGCGACCAGCATAGGCGTCGTCGGCACGATCCAGCCCAGGTACAAGACGGATTATGGTTTCCGCGTACTCGGGCGGATGATCGCGCGGCCCGTCAATGTCGGTGACACCGTCGCGAAGGGGCAGGCGCTTGCGGCAATCGATCCGTTCGCGGCGGAACTGGCCGTCCGGTCCGCCGTCGCCGACGTCGCCTCGGCGCAGGCCCAGTTGGTCAACGCCAGTAGCAACGTCGCCCGCCAGCGCACGCTGATCGAAACCGGCGCCGTGACCAAGGCGACGCTCGACTCCGCGGAGCAGGGCAATTCCGCGGCGCAGGCCTCGGTCATTCGCGCCCAATCGAGCTTGACCAAGGCGCGCGAGCAACTGAGCTACACCAAGATCGCCACCGAATATGCCGGCGTCGTCACCGCTGTCGGTGCGCAGGTCGGCCAGGTCGTCAGCCCCGGTCAGACCGTGGTGACGGTCGCGCGACCGGACGTTCGCGAGGCGGTGATCGACGTCGCCGACGACCTCGCCGGCGCCCTGCAGATCGACATGCCGCTGAAGGTCGCGCTGCAGCTCGACCCGCGGATTCGTGTCGACGGCAAAGTGCGTGAGGTGTCGCCGCAGGCCGATCAGGTGACCCGCACCCGAAGGGTCCGGATCACGCTGGAGAATCCGCCGGAGACGTTTCGTCTGGGATCCACCATCACGACCCTGATTCCGGGCAAGCCGACGCGCGGACTGCGACTGCCGGGCACGGCGATCCTGACCGAGGGCGGCCAGTCGAACGTCTGGATGGTCGATCCTGCCACCGGGGCGGTGTCCAAACGCAAAGTGCGGATCGTCACCAACGATGACGGCTCGGTCGACGTGGTCGAGGGAATCCAGGCTGGCGCGCGTATCGTGACGGCGGGTGTGCATCATCTCGAGGAAGGCCAGACGGTTCGGTTCGGAGAGGGAAGCTCGCTGTGA
- a CDS encoding S-(hydroxymethyl)glutathione dehydrogenase/class III alcohol dehydrogenase, whose translation MKTRAAVAFEAKRPLEIVELDLDGPKAGEVLVEIKATGICHTDAYTLDGLDSEGIFPSILGHEGAGIVREIGPGVTSVKPGDHVIPLYTPECRQCKSCLSQKTNLCTSIRATQGKGVMPDGTSRFSYQGKPIYHYMGCSTFSNFTVLPEIALAKIRDDAPFDKSCYIGCGVTTGVGAVVNTAKVEPGANVVVFGLGGIGLNVIQGARMVGADKIVGVDINDDKEEWGRRFGMTHFVNPKKIDGDIVQHLVGLTEGGADYTFDCTGNTTVMRQALEACHRGWGVSVVIGVAEAGKEISTRPFQLVTGRVWKGSAFGGARGRTDVPKIVDWYMNGKIEIDPMITHVLKLEEINKGFELMHEGKSIRSVVVF comes from the coding sequence ATGAAGACACGGGCCGCCGTCGCGTTCGAGGCCAAGAGGCCGCTCGAAATCGTCGAACTCGATCTCGACGGGCCGAAGGCCGGCGAGGTGCTGGTCGAGATCAAGGCGACCGGGATCTGCCACACCGACGCCTATACGCTCGACGGCCTCGACTCTGAAGGCATCTTCCCCTCGATCCTCGGCCACGAGGGCGCAGGCATCGTGCGCGAGATCGGACCCGGCGTCACTTCGGTGAAGCCCGGCGATCACGTCATCCCGCTGTACACGCCGGAATGCCGGCAGTGCAAAAGCTGCCTGAGCCAGAAGACCAATCTCTGCACCTCGATCCGCGCCACCCAGGGCAAGGGCGTGATGCCGGACGGCACCTCGCGCTTCAGCTATCAGGGCAAGCCGATCTATCACTACATGGGCTGCTCGACGTTCTCGAACTTCACCGTGCTGCCGGAAATCGCGCTGGCGAAGATCCGTGACGACGCGCCGTTCGACAAGAGCTGCTACATCGGCTGCGGCGTCACCACCGGCGTCGGCGCGGTGGTCAACACCGCCAAGGTCGAGCCCGGCGCCAACGTCGTGGTGTTCGGCCTCGGCGGCATCGGCCTCAACGTCATTCAGGGCGCCAGGATGGTCGGTGCCGACAAGATCGTCGGCGTCGACATCAACGACGACAAGGAGGAATGGGGCCGCCGCTTCGGCATGACGCATTTCGTCAATCCGAAGAAGATCGACGGCGACATCGTCCAGCACCTGGTCGGCCTGACCGAAGGCGGCGCCGACTACACCTTCGACTGCACCGGCAACACCACTGTGATGCGCCAGGCGCTGGAAGCCTGCCACCGCGGCTGGGGCGTCTCGGTGGTGATCGGCGTCGCCGAAGCCGGCAAGGAGATCTCGACCCGCCCGTTCCAACTCGTCACCGGCCGCGTCTGGAAAGGAAGCGCCTTCGGCGGCGCCCGCGGCCGCACCGACGTCCCGAAGATCGTCGACTGGTACATGAACGGCAAGATCGAGATCGACCCGATGATCACCCACGTGCTCAAGCTCGAGGAGATCAACAAGGGTTTCGAGCTGATGCACGAAGGCAAGTCGATCAGGTCGGTGGTGGTGTTCTAG
- a CDS encoding metal ABC transporter permease → MSELVDWFAGPLAYPFMQRALIISVMVAAVCAVLSCYLVLKGWSLMGDAVSHAVLPGIVLAHVLNLPYAVGAFAAGLSCAVFTGYLSANSRVKEDTVMGIVFSGMFGIGLVMFTKIDTDQHLNHILFGNVLGVTPRDLIETAIVAGGTLLVMILKGRDLLLYCFDPNHARSIGLPVTWLHYGLLVLLALTIVASLKAVGIILVIAMLVAPGATAYLLTDSFDRMLVIATAVATSSAVLGTLVSFHIDGATGACIVLTQAVVFVLAFLFAPKRGLLRQASGIGSPP, encoded by the coding sequence GTGAGCGAACTGGTCGACTGGTTCGCCGGGCCGCTGGCCTACCCCTTCATGCAGCGCGCGCTGATCATATCGGTGATGGTGGCGGCGGTCTGCGCCGTGCTGTCGTGCTACCTGGTGCTCAAGGGCTGGTCGCTGATGGGCGACGCCGTCTCCCACGCGGTGCTCCCGGGTATCGTGCTCGCGCATGTGCTGAACCTGCCATACGCGGTCGGCGCGTTCGCGGCCGGGCTGTCCTGCGCCGTGTTCACCGGGTATTTGAGCGCGAACAGCCGCGTGAAGGAAGACACGGTGATGGGCATCGTGTTTTCCGGCATGTTCGGCATCGGCCTCGTGATGTTCACCAAGATCGATACCGACCAGCATCTGAATCACATCCTGTTCGGCAACGTTCTCGGCGTCACGCCGCGCGACCTGATCGAAACCGCCATCGTCGCCGGGGGCACGCTGCTCGTGATGATCCTGAAGGGCCGCGATCTGTTGCTCTACTGCTTCGATCCCAACCACGCACGCTCGATCGGCCTCCCGGTGACGTGGCTGCACTACGGGTTGCTGGTGCTGCTCGCGCTGACCATCGTCGCGTCGCTGAAGGCGGTCGGAATCATCCTGGTCATCGCGATGCTGGTCGCCCCCGGGGCAACCGCTTATCTGCTGACCGACAGCTTCGACCGGATGCTGGTGATCGCCACCGCGGTCGCGACCAGTTCGGCCGTGCTCGGGACGTTGGTCAGCTTCCATATCGACGGCGCGACCGGCGCCTGTATCGTGCTGACCCAGGCGGTCGTTTTCGTTCTGGCGTTTCTGTTTGCGCCGAAACGAGGCTTGTTACGACAGGCCAGCGGAATTGGCAGCCCGCCGTGA
- a CDS encoding TetR/AcrR family transcriptional regulator, translating to MPAETKKRARRKAERPAEILDAAFEEFVKHGYSATRLEDVAALAGVTKGTIYFYFDTKERVFEEMVRHKSMEFLPRLGDYAATLTGSHTDRLRAMVVYAYAHIAENRASREVLRFLISEGGRFPDLVDRHYEEFVVPMMQHFKNVIDAGVAAGEFRDAPATEFVEIVMSPALLISLWSLLFGTRKRFDMDCFTEASTDLLLRGLIR from the coding sequence ATGCCTGCCGAAACCAAGAAGCGCGCCCGGCGCAAAGCCGAACGTCCGGCCGAGATCCTCGATGCAGCGTTCGAGGAGTTTGTGAAGCATGGTTATTCAGCCACGCGACTGGAAGACGTCGCGGCGTTGGCCGGCGTGACAAAGGGGACGATTTATTTCTACTTCGACACCAAGGAGCGGGTGTTCGAAGAGATGGTCCGGCACAAATCCATGGAGTTCCTGCCTCGGTTGGGGGACTACGCCGCCACCCTCACCGGTTCGCACACCGATCGGCTGCGCGCGATGGTCGTCTACGCATACGCCCACATCGCGGAGAACAGGGCCTCCCGCGAGGTCCTGCGCTTCCTGATCTCCGAAGGTGGGCGATTTCCCGATCTGGTCGACAGACATTACGAAGAATTCGTCGTGCCAATGATGCAACACTTCAAGAATGTGATCGATGCAGGCGTCGCCGCAGGAGAATTCCGAGATGCTCCCGCAACGGAGTTCGTCGAGATCGTGATGAGTCCGGCCCTGTTGATCAGCCTGTGGTCGCTGCTGTTCGGAACCCGCAAACGCTTCGATATGGACTGTTTCACGGAAGCCAGCACCGATCTGCTGCTTCGGGGGCTGATCCGGTGA